In Choristoneura fumiferana chromosome 4, NRCan_CFum_1, whole genome shotgun sequence, the sequence tacagtAATAATGGTACCATCGAgcggatctgatgatggagccggaagctAGGCACCGGAACTCCGAGACAGAACGAGAATAAAGTAACCTAAAGTGTTTGGGCTTTTTAGAATAATCTAAGGGTGCACTTTGACCAAGAACGATATTGACAGAACACCATATAAAATGGTATTGGGGGTGTTATGATGCAGGTTTACCATAaaaacatgtatgtatgtatgtaaactctttactgtacaaaataaataaacaactgaAAAATATTGAGATAAGTATACCTATATACAAAGATGAACATAttccacttatttttttagtttcttaaAGTATTATATTACTTTCTTTGCTCCTAATTTTGGTTTTATAATGGATGtcttaaaatagtttatttgctATAAACAACCTAAGCCacgaaaataaaatgtcaacgCGCCTCGAGGGCTGTGTGCCGATGTGCTCCGCCAAATGGAAGCTCAACAGGTTTGCGGTGATGTATTATAGAAATACCTACTATTTTCAATTAAAGAGTTCTTATTTTTCTTAATCAGGTATGTTCTTACGTCTCCGTGTTTGTTATTAGTTATTTGTCAAACGCGTAGGTTCCCACTCTGGTGCTTTATCtacaaagaaaagaaacattacATTTGACAATTACAATATTCAATATTTGGTACGAGTATTAGCAATTTTTGCGAACCTCAATATTAGGATATCTATTTCACATAAGAGATACATGTTGTCTAGTCCATATAAATAACAGTTGAGATCTATCTCAACGTCTCGATGAGAAACAGAAATATATATCTCGTAAAAACTTTGACCGTACATTACTTTTCCATGCAATCGCACAGAGATATGCGACACCGCCTACTTAGTAGTAATTGGAGGGTCTCTCGatagagaaataaaataatacgttaTTCATTCACGAAACTAGCGGAATGAAACCACTTATACCTactatacctactcgtagagCATCTCGATGGATACCCTAGGAGGCTAGGACTATAGTATTGGCGGTTTTACCCTAAGGCTGACTGTATTTCGATGCAGCGATGGGTAAATGGCCGTTGCGATGCGTTGGCCTAGTTGAATTCTTAATTTCAAATTATGAGTACTtgtaaagtaaatttttgtAGAAACTGATTTGTGCAGTaatgaatatttgtattttctaAAGTAATCTAATCACCTATAATATAGAGATAATACTCGTTCATATTTCGAAGGGATGGGCGAAGGTGAGCATTCATGAGGGACGAGTGGTAAAAAAAGACAGGTACTCAAATTATCTCAGCTAACTGGGCACTTTAAAACATGTCAGAAAAATAAACGAAACTCTAAAGCGAAGTAGGTAGCTGTAGTCACTTTGCTATAAATAGGTAAACTTCGTTGTAAACAATAAAGCTGTGAATCTGGGAGGTACCACTtaactgtaacaaataaaatcaataatttaaagCTTGATTAACTCGTATCGCAAAATTGATAACGAAATTGAAAAGTGGTTTTCCcaagtaggtagttatttattaagaaaaaaaatatttctcttaatgttgacttttgtttttttttcagttttttttaatttaatattgcgTGCTTGTAAATTGCCTCAATGTGGCTCaaattttatggtattttaaatttgtgtgctagaattttattttatagatatatattgtccgacacaatgtaaattgttatggaaataaatctactgaaatatacacacatctaataataatataataatattttttaattttctccaCCACCGTTTACAACTATGAAAAATCAGTATTGTACTTAGGTACAACGAggaaatatttacaatacacaAAAGAAGACAAGAAAATATGGTCAATACCGTTACAATTTAAGGTATCTAAGTAATTAGGGGTTTTAACACCCTAACTGCTACGCCCGTGTTTTGTCGGCATGTTGTAATTATATGTCTATCTATAGCCAAATTACATGCAGAAGTACAAAGATTTTCTGAGTTAAGCTATGTTAAGCTGCGGACAGTTAAGCGGACATACAAAAAGACGTGACTAAACTGTAGGGGTTCCTTGtcgactacggaaccctgtaaaaaattcaagtgtctaacttttacggcttaggagaaagagccctgtgacagacggatggacagacagacagacagcggagtctcagtaatagggtctcgttggcactctttgggtacggaacccaaaaaaaaaggGATTTTGCGTGTCGATTGCATACTGTAGGTAGTAGTAATGTTTCTTCTTATCGTGAAATACAACATTCAGTTCCAAAGCAAGTATGTCGCCAATCGCTCAACAAAATATTGGTAAACCTAATCTTCCGCACACATCTCCCTATTGTTGAAATCAAAGATATCAGAGTGCATATATTTTCCCGTTTCAAAATGCTCGGCTCGCAAATAGCTATTAATGTGGACGTTAATAATTTATAGTATTGTTTGTTTCAGGAAAATAAACAGCGTTAGTATCACAATGAGTACAGTGAGTATAGAACAAGAGTGTCATGAGAACGTGACAAGGCTGGCTGCCGCACGACGGTACTCCTCTGTGTACCCTCGTGACGGCCACACAAAAAGAACACCGACCACAATTCATTTGAATACTTTTGTGAAGACCCGCACAGACGCCGAGAATGAAACTACCGCACGAACTGATATATTGAAGCAAATTAAATTCGCATTCATCATTATTTCAGCCTTTAAGATGCTAATTTTATTTTCGCGTTTTTCAGAACGTTGATTAATCTCACTATTGACGCTTATACCTTGAATTTGTATAAGATAATACGTACACGTCGACGTCGAGCATTCAAATTTTGTAAGACAATGATATCTATTATTAAACTGGtggttttgatttatttagcatttttatgaaatagaGTGTCCATTTATGAGGATATTAGCTCTTGTACTGAGAAGAATGTTCTAGTATTTCTTTCATAATCCTTGGGCATTCTTTTTTCACTGTTAGGATACTTTTCTGTTTGTTTATGATTGTAAACATTGGTTAACTTTTATTGATGTCaaagtacttttttattgtaacgGGTAATTGGTTACATATAACTCtccttaatatattattaaaacaaacacacaaacatcacgcctgtattcccaaatggggtaggcagagcacaagaaacgttaccgcttcggagcaacttttagcaattttaggttttaagtttgacaaaaaaggtacaatagtgacaggttgctaggctatcgcctacggtatactttaacctatcctcagtcgcctcttacgacatccacggaagaaatagagtggtgttattctaacccgacaccacacgggttaaaataaaacttgaaaaaattaagtgactTGCACTATTTTCATACCTACTGCACTGTTATCGTTTGCAACTTCAAGTCAGCCAAATCGTTGAAAGAAGGTGATTGTTTTTCCGTTGTTTTTCCGGATTTTTCCATACATTAGTCGATGCTCAGTGTTCGGCGTCAAATATGTGGACctcattttgaaataaaaatctataaGAATAGGAGCTTTAGTTTAACTAATCCAACTACATTATTATGTGCTAAAAATTgcgggataaaaattaaaacgatTTGTACGCTTAAAATGAGCCATTGAGATCGGCGAATGGAAAACTCCACCACTATGATTGGCTGATTTTTATGGCATGCATGACTAGGTACATGTCACATCTGTGATGCCTAAATAAAAACGACAGACAGGTCTCACttggttttttttgtttactagGTTTTCTATAGTTCAAGAGACGGTTTAAGTAGCTTCCTCGTTcatttatttcctaaataaagaTTAAACAACATACCAAGATTAATTAAGAGATTAGCTTTATTTTTCAAGGCCACGACAACAACCCTGCGGTTATTTCCATAATGCCGACGTCCTCGGGTATCAATCATGTGTGACAGGTGACAGTTTGCTATAACTcttataaaaacatatcactgaTAACAGCAACCTTATCCGACTGAGCTCATTTGAGATGAATATAGGTACATTCTGTTTTTACTCACTTGACGGCGTTTTCCGCTTAGTGAACGTACCTACCGAATGTAGCCAGAAGTTGAACTACTACCGTATTTTGTGAAATGGCAAATTTTAATCGACTACATTTTATATTATGCCTGACACAATGTCACTCACTGACTTCCTCACCGCGCGTCAACTAcattttgaaacattttaaaaGGTTTAGTGGAGTttcatgtttttctttttgatttGTTCCGTTTTATAtgcagttatacaataaaagatGAGACGAGTCATTTTTATATTGATTCGCGCCCGCACAAAGACGTAGTATAATGTTAAAGTAGGATTCCTATTTATCACGAGCACGCGATTGGAATTGCTCGCAAACaccaaatttttacattatcTTAAGAAATTACAACTTAATTGGTAGCCGGGTAAATAATAGGCGCGGAGAGCGAGCAAAGGTGAATAAAATAAGTGAACAAGATATGTGACACTTGTAATAACTTTTAGAGCAATGCGAAAAACTTGATAATACTTGTatgcattaaaaaatacatgtcgTCCCAGGGAAGAATCATCGTAAAATGACTATAAAATAAtgtcatattttaattttctatgAAGCACAGCATTTTAGGTGTTAAAAGGACGGATCGACTCCGAAATACTACCGCAAGGCTTAAATGGGACTAGGCTGGCCACGTTTGCCGTATGCACCCAGAAAGAGGAGCATAGGTCATCACACAGTGGATGCCCCACGAAGGCTATCGGCGCCGCGGCAGGCCAAGACGGACATGGCGGGATGACCTAGACGCGTTTACCAGCGACTGGCCAGACATAAGTGCCGACAGGACGAGTTGGAAATgcagaggagaggcctttgcccagcagtgggacattacaggctaataaaaataaatctccCATATCTCATTTCTCCCGGCGCTTGATCTagttgtacggtcaaggacttcaaTTCATGAGCAACCATGGAactttttcaaaggaaaagtcattacgattctTCTTGTTAATTaacgcgatgtcactatgatgtttactgtgaaatggttccatggtggctcctGAATTAAAGTCTTTGACCGTACCAACTGTAACTACGAGTACCTATTACGTTTTTATTCAGTATATTTGTGCCCCCTATAATTTGAAatcaaattttcaatttttgcATCGCTTTCACTTCGAAGCTCAGGAAATTAAACGGGCCTTTCTTTTTAAtctaattatttcaatattccGAAGAGTTACTCACTCTGTTTTCAAGTTAAATTACGTCTGTTAGTCGCCACTTCGTCAGGCTCTTGTCAACGTCACAATTATTGCCCCTATATATCATAtagtttattatttgtaaataatctGCCGCATCACACCACAACCTTCCTAGAAAAAATACGTCAGCTAGTAGTTTGTTTTAGTTCAGATAAAGCTTCCGTTACGCACAGCAAACACTTGCATTATAGAGTACCTAAataagtcagttaaaaataccgCAAGACAATCTTTATTAATACAAAGATTTCTCAACCTTTAAAATGACAAGAACGACTAACTAAATAACTAACGTCATCGTCATGTAACGTCAattttttttgggatattgtCGGGGTTTTTGCTATCTTTTCACCCTTGGACCTTGAGCCCTATGGGTCACGGTTTAGgagatatgattttttaaatgtttttctcaaATTTCTCGAAATTCCGCCTTTAAACGTTCATaactttttattaatgtatgtaaaattattattttgtgtatgTAATACTTGATAATACATGcttgttcaaataataatagtttttattataattcattGTCTAAGAGGGACGTACAACGATTtttattcccaaaaattactgATTGTGTGAAAAAAGTCCTACTTCGATActcaattattataaaacaaaaggcAATTGAGCagttaattttctttaaattacttTTCTAGCTAATGACCTTTCTAACGATATGCTACacaatgataaaaaataaatctgagtCAAATTACGGGGGTATTCCGTCGCTAGGGCGGTAATCGTTCGGAGTCAGCAAGTAaagcaactttatttttataatcggttttttgaaaaaatatttggacgaattgaactttatttaatacttaactGTGTTCTAGTTATCATTTGTTTCTTTTAACTGTTATCCCCTGTTCCTAATGCACGCCCGACATCTCTTTCTTACTTGAACAGGTTACGGTAGCTAGCCGCATATTTCGGCTTTCACTGTCATAAAAGCTGGGTTTATCCTTTCAATTAATACCTCTCGCGTGGTCACCTCCGTAACATAAACTAACTCTTACGCCCATCCTCAGGCATAAGAGTCTATGGGCGTTAAGTCTGGAGACCGTACGGGCCAAGGTATCGGGCCGCATCTGCAGggtactacgaaacacgaaactcgaagttcgtatcgtgccgtccctctcgctctcgtattaaatagtataagtgtcaaagggaccgcacgacacgaacttcgagtttcaagcttcgtagtagccctgctgcctaTCCACGAGTTAGGAATGGAGAAATACCGCTGATATAAAAATTTACCGCCACATACTTGCATTAATATCACTGTATGTATGAGggttaaatgaattatttaattgCTGTACTCACGCAGATTTTACTCAATACTCTATTTAATGACATAATGCAAACTAAAATCCCTGATCGTCATCCCTGCAATCTGACCGTTTTTAAAGGGAATGGtcatttattaggcaagcgtgctccatcttttTCTACAATACTtatcttcgcttaccatcaggcgtgattatGGTCAAACGCATATAAATGAAGTTGTCTAATGATCATTGCCACCCACAGACACCCGCATCATTAGCGAGATTACATTCTTTTCCAAGTTCAACAACTGGTGCCATTTGTGTTAGTAATTTACCGACTGTTTACGCTCCATGCCAGATCTTAACTaaccattcatcatcatcagtcagaATACGTCCTGCCCCTTAGAATGTCAGAATGAACGACTACTCGTcgcctgcatccaccggttgacTGCGGccagccaacgcttcgtctttcggttcgtggtcaccactcgagaacttttctcacCCAATCCTAGCTTATCCCACCCAATCCTAGCTTATCCAGTTTATCTCACCCAATCCTTGCCTATCCTAGCTTAATCTAAACCAATCTGTGGATtacacgatttaaaaaaaatcctctaGTTATGAGTTTCGTCAAAAAGTATATTAGTACTGAGGACTGCTTATagtatacatacattacaaacatttttctaacaaagtgtataaCTGATTTCTCCTGAGTTACGAACAGGAGTAAATCAACGTTCAGTAAacgttgattgacccattttaTCTGTTATTCTTTTCAAACTTCATTTGTTTGACTCGCTCGCCCTTGCACCACGGATAATATAGGAAATAATTCTCCCTTTTTACTGCCAACGAAGTTAGCTAAGCGATGGTGTGTTAATAGGATTGATGCGGGGCTTCATCAGACGCGGCTAAACTCGGCTTTGGACGTCACAAACGTCGCTTCCAAACTACTTATGCATACAAATTCTACTAAAGAACAAAGGCGGATTTAATCGGCATCTTTGACGGTCAACGGCAGATTTTGCTTCTTTCTTGAAGGGCATTCCTGCCctagttattaaaattaacagcCAACCTATTTCAAAGCTGGCCTTTTAAAACCACAGAaagaaattaaaagtttttgtataaatttcttttttaatacaatttttttactgctttgtcatctaaactacatatctgaagcaaatttcaaatcaatcgcATCAATGAAAACAGTGTTTAATTCGCAGCTGCACTTAGATTGCCGAGATAAATAATTTTGGTTACAAAAAGTGAACTGTTAGTTTGAAACGTGTAAAATAAaggtaaaataaacatttgtaacccatttgaaaagtatagattttgttttaaatttattagagATTTACAGACAAAAAGAATTCGTTTACCTCATGCTCGCTGCAGCCACCAGTTCGCTCTTATCCTGATAAGTCTGGAAATGGTACGATGTTTAGTATATTTGGACAAGCATTATCTACCGACGAGTCTTACCGTGTCTTAGGCGCTTGTCACGTATGCTACCTTACTgcatatttgtgtaaatttaataCAAATCTCAATCattaattagtaatgaccgcgatagtctaaaacattgtaaatCTCAAACAGTCTTCTAGTTTCTTGAAAAACTTGTAAGATCTTAAACTAAGGTCGCTCACAAAAAAGTCCATAAACATTTAATACCTACAGGATTAAgtgtttaaaaagtaagtaatataCTATATCTTAAATATAATAAGAGCTTAGTTACATTAGTCTCCAGTCTAATTCACATATCACTGAGCACACTGCCTGAATTCGACGGTATGATCTTGGGCTTTTCTTAAAGTTCAAATGAGATAAACGATACGAAGTCAATAGGAATTTGTCATTGACAAATTATCTGTCAGTATGTCGGAAATCTTTAGATATATCGGGCATCTGTCGTAAGGCCTTGATTTACGTAGAGCAAATTcctactttatattttattgtacaaatgGTTCCATCGACGATTTTTGCTATAGTATGAGTATACTCGAAGTTTCCACTCTTCGCAATAAGTAGTTAAATAATCTTCATTCATTTTTACTTAGCTCTCTACTTATGAATACTATATGTAAAGTTGGTTTCATCAgcacatttttttaacttttatttgttatttattttaaacttctCGTGAGCTTTTTTTGAAGAAATGTCATCGTAAGTAAAACAAACTATTTCAATTGTAATGTAAATaggtagttcccaatccgctctcGGCTTGCATGGTATCTATCTGtagtccaagccctctcattctgagaggtagccagtgctcagcagtgggaagtatacaGACAGTACGAGTAGGTAACGAGTTCAGACTTTTAATGGCATACGTATTGGACGTCAGAATTTTTCCTGCCTACAATAAAAATGTCGGAAGTATACGTATCCGGAAAAACAGGAAATGGTGAGACACTTCAATTGAC encodes:
- the LOC141427161 gene encoding uncharacterized protein, whose translation is MASVSARGRKINSVSITMSTVSIEQECHENVTRLAAARRYSSVYPRDGHTKRTPTTIHLNTFVKTRTDAENETTARTDILKQIKFAFIIISAFKMLILFSRFSER